One segment of Neobacillus endophyticus DNA contains the following:
- a CDS encoding gamma carbonic anhydrase family protein translates to MIIPYNGKSPSIDESVFVAPGAYVIGDVRIGKNSSVWFNAVLRADDGPIIIGERCSIQDNTTIHMYESCVIEDDVTVGHNVVLHGCKIGQHSIIGMGSTILDNVEIGEECIIGANTLLAGGIKIPPRSLVLGSPGKVVRVLNEKDLQMLQMSSEHYVQKGKEFKEILK, encoded by the coding sequence ATGATAATTCCCTATAATGGTAAGTCTCCTTCTATTGATGAGTCAGTGTTTGTTGCGCCAGGTGCTTATGTGATTGGGGATGTTAGGATTGGGAAGAATTCGTCCGTGTGGTTTAATGCTGTTTTACGGGCTGATGATGGTCCTATTATAATTGGTGAGAGGTGCAGTATTCAGGATAATACCACGATTCATATGTATGAAAGCTGCGTCATTGAAGATGATGTAACAGTAGGACATAATGTTGTGTTGCATGGTTGCAAGATCGGACAACACTCTATTATCGGCATGGGTTCCACCATTCTGGATAATGTAGAAATTGGAGAGGAATGTATTATTGGAGCGAACACACTCCTTGCTGGTGGCATCAAAATTCCTCCTCGCTCACTTGTACTAGGCTCCCCCGGTAAAGTTGTAAGAGTGCTAAATGAAAAAGATTTGCAAATGCTACAAATGTCAAGTGAACACTACGTACAGAAGGGCAAAGAATTTAAAGAGATTCTAAAATAG
- the ilvA gene encoding threonine ammonia-lyase IlvA, which produces MSQQVDKRTLNVEDIIIASHNIKDAVSPTPLQYNHLLSEKYGCNVYLKREDMQSVRSFKIRGAYNRIKKLSPVEMENGIICASAGNHAQGVAYSCHQLKINGKIFMPSTTPKQKVNSVKFWGKDSVEIVLIGDTFDDAYEKAMVCCREENRTFIHPFDDYDVIAGQGTVAVEILNDCSEKIDYVFAAIGGGGLASGVGTYLRHYSPETRLIGVEPEGAPGMKESILKGDVISLNKIDPFVDGAAVKTVGTKTFNICKEIIDDIVVIPEGKVCTTLLSLYNENAIVVEPTGALSVAALDTYADEIKGKTVVCIVSGGNNDIGRMQEIKERSKLYEGLQHYFIVQFPQRPGALREFLFDVLGPNDDISHFEYTKKNNRETGPALVGIELKDKEDYFSLVERIKAKGFLYREVNKDSTLFQMLV; this is translated from the coding sequence ATGAGTCAACAAGTTGATAAAAGAACACTAAATGTAGAGGATATCATCATTGCTAGTCATAATATTAAGGATGCCGTTTCACCGACTCCATTGCAATATAACCATTTATTATCTGAAAAATATGGCTGCAATGTATATTTAAAACGTGAAGATATGCAAAGCGTGCGCTCTTTTAAAATTCGCGGTGCCTATAATCGTATTAAAAAACTTAGTCCGGTAGAAATGGAAAATGGGATTATTTGTGCTAGTGCTGGAAATCATGCACAGGGGGTGGCCTATTCCTGTCATCAGTTAAAAATTAACGGGAAAATATTCATGCCAAGTACAACTCCAAAACAAAAAGTGAATTCGGTTAAATTTTGGGGAAAAGACAGTGTTGAAATTGTTCTTATCGGTGATACATTTGATGATGCTTATGAAAAAGCCATGGTATGCTGCCGAGAAGAAAACAGGACATTTATCCATCCATTCGATGATTACGACGTGATCGCAGGGCAAGGAACAGTGGCAGTAGAGATTCTAAATGATTGCTCTGAAAAAATCGATTATGTCTTTGCAGCAATTGGCGGTGGAGGCCTTGCTTCTGGGGTTGGTACTTACCTGAGACATTATTCACCGGAAACTCGCCTTATTGGAGTGGAACCTGAAGGTGCGCCCGGAATGAAAGAATCCATTTTAAAAGGAGATGTAATCTCGCTTAATAAAATTGATCCGTTCGTCGACGGTGCAGCGGTTAAAACAGTTGGAACCAAAACTTTCAATATTTGCAAAGAAATTATCGATGATATTGTGGTGATCCCAGAAGGCAAAGTGTGTACCACGCTTTTATCACTATACAATGAAAATGCAATCGTAGTAGAACCGACTGGAGCGTTATCTGTTGCCGCATTAGATACATACGCGGATGAAATTAAAGGTAAAACTGTTGTTTGTATCGTCAGTGGCGGGAATAACGACATTGGCAGAATGCAGGAAATTAAGGAAAGATCAAAACTCTATGAAGGCCTTCAACATTACTTTATTGTTCAATTTCCACAGCGGCCAGGAGCACTTCGCGAGTTTTTATTTGATGTACTTGGGCCAAATGATGACATCAGCCATTTTGAATATACGAAAAAGAATAACCGCGAAACAGGCCCTGCACTGGTAGGAATTGAACTGAAGGATAAAGAGGATTACTTCTCATTAGTAGAACGAATAAAGGCCAAAGGTTTTCTTTACAGGGAAGTCAACAAAGACAGTACTTTATTTCAAATGTTAGTTTAA
- a CDS encoding YebC/PmpR family DNA-binding transcriptional regulator, translated as MGRKWNNIKDKKAAKDANTSRIFAKFGREIYVAAKQGVPDPEGNQALKFVLERAKTYNVPRHIIDRAIEKAKGGSEESYDSLRYEGFGPNGSMVIVDALTNNVNRTASDVRAAFGKNGGNMGVSGSVAYMFDATAVIGVEGKSEEEVMEILMEADVDARDIIQEEDHTIVYAEPDQFHAVQEAFKAAGITEFSVAELSMLPQSEVTLPEDAMAKFEKMIDALEDLEDVQQVYHNVDLGE; from the coding sequence ATGGGTCGTAAATGGAATAATATTAAAGATAAAAAAGCAGCAAAAGATGCGAATACAAGCCGTATTTTTGCCAAGTTTGGCCGTGAAATTTATGTTGCTGCCAAACAAGGTGTACCTGATCCGGAAGGAAACCAAGCATTAAAATTCGTTCTAGAACGTGCGAAAACCTACAATGTTCCCCGCCACATCATCGATCGTGCGATTGAAAAAGCTAAAGGTGGGTCTGAAGAAAGCTATGACAGCCTTCGCTATGAAGGTTTTGGACCAAACGGTTCCATGGTCATTGTAGATGCTTTGACAAATAATGTGAATCGTACGGCATCTGATGTTCGTGCAGCATTTGGTAAAAACGGTGGAAACATGGGTGTCAGCGGTTCCGTTGCTTATATGTTTGATGCGACAGCTGTTATCGGTGTTGAAGGGAAATCAGAAGAAGAAGTAATGGAAATTTTAATGGAAGCAGATGTTGATGCCCGCGACATTATTCAAGAAGAAGATCATACGATCGTTTATGCGGAGCCCGATCAATTCCACGCCGTTCAAGAAGCATTTAAAGCCGCAGGAATAACAGAATTTTCCGTTGCGGAACTATCGATGCTTCCGCAAAGTGAAGTCACTCTTCCTGAGGACGCAATGGCAAAATTCGAGAAAATGATTGACGCCTTAGAAGACCTTGAAGACGTTCAACAAGTGTATCACAATGTTGATTTAGGTGAGTAA
- a CDS encoding pentapeptide repeat-containing protein, with the protein MLKSNDIQTIRSSLRSDCENCFGLCCVALNFAATADFAIDKGAGIPCPNLQSDFRCAIHKSLRHKGFKGCTVFECFGAGQKVSQSTFNRVDWRQNPETAKKMFAVFPIMQELHEMLLYVTEALAIKAGASLTKELEVILEETKRLTQLDADRLLELDIPNIRANVNTLLLQISDLVRSRFNMTSKNQKKVNRRGADLIGANLKGADLCGVNFRGAYLIAANLRNSDLSGADLIGADLRDADLSGANLGESIFLTQMQINSAKGDSQTKLPSHIARPSHWSV; encoded by the coding sequence TTGTTAAAAAGTAATGATATTCAAACTATTCGCAGCAGTTTGCGATCTGATTGTGAAAACTGCTTCGGGTTGTGCTGTGTCGCGCTAAATTTTGCTGCGACTGCCGATTTTGCCATTGATAAGGGGGCAGGTATTCCCTGCCCTAATTTGCAGTCTGATTTTCGATGCGCTATTCATAAAAGTCTTAGGCATAAGGGTTTTAAAGGGTGCACAGTATTCGAATGCTTTGGTGCAGGACAAAAGGTTTCGCAATCCACTTTTAATCGAGTCGATTGGCGACAAAACCCAGAGACTGCTAAGAAAATGTTTGCTGTTTTTCCAATCATGCAGGAACTGCATGAAATGCTTTTATACGTGACCGAAGCTTTGGCAATAAAGGCCGGCGCTTCCCTTACAAAAGAACTTGAAGTCATTCTTGAGGAAACTAAGAGGCTAACACAGCTTGACGCTGACAGACTTTTAGAATTGGATATACCAAACATAAGGGCAAATGTAAATACACTTCTTTTGCAAATAAGCGATCTGGTTCGATCACGGTTTAATATGACTTCGAAAAATCAGAAGAAAGTTAACCGCCGCGGAGCGGATCTCATCGGGGCAAATCTGAAAGGAGCAGATCTCTGTGGAGTAAATTTTAGAGGGGCTTATCTTATAGCTGCTAATCTTCGAAACTCTGACTTAAGTGGCGCGGACCTGATTGGTGCCGATTTGCGAGATGCTGATCTAAGTGGTGCTAATTTAGGCGAAAGTATTTTTCTGACCCAAATGCAAATTAATTCTGCCAAAGGAGATTCACAGACAAAATTGCCATCACACATTGCCCGCCCTTCGCATTGGTCAGTCTAA
- a CDS encoding alpha/beta hydrolase fold domain-containing protein codes for MGLIIERMLKEFKAKKRILLDEKNLVALMDQKRVENAKPYIFPKYLEQKFGIIKDTKNGMDSYILKGSSFPGDTYILYLHGGAYINQPTPEHWKFLQKLVVKINGTAMAPVYPKAPNHHVHESFEKVLPIYEELLSKTEPKNIVLMGDSSGGGFALALAQVLQEKGLPQPGNIILLFPWLDLTMTNPEINELDLEEKDPILGVKYLAAAGKAYAGDEDLSNYLLSPINGNMKGLGKISVFVGTHDILYVDARKLKEKADQLDVKINYYEFPNMIHGFTHSPFPEADRAFEKIVEIIQS; via the coding sequence ATGGGTTTAATTATTGAAAGAATGCTGAAAGAATTTAAGGCGAAAAAAAGAATACTGTTGGACGAAAAAAATCTTGTGGCCTTGATGGACCAAAAACGTGTGGAAAACGCCAAACCATATATATTCCCAAAATATCTTGAACAAAAATTCGGAATCATTAAGGATACAAAAAATGGAATGGATAGCTACATATTAAAGGGTAGCAGCTTTCCAGGGGATACATATATTCTATATTTGCATGGAGGAGCTTATATAAATCAGCCTACTCCGGAACATTGGAAGTTCCTTCAAAAATTAGTTGTGAAGATCAATGGAACTGCCATGGCCCCAGTTTATCCGAAGGCCCCCAACCATCATGTTCATGAGTCGTTTGAAAAAGTGCTTCCAATCTATGAAGAACTGCTTTCCAAAACAGAGCCGAAAAATATTGTTCTGATGGGTGACTCCTCTGGCGGTGGATTCGCATTAGCATTAGCTCAAGTTTTACAAGAAAAGGGACTCCCGCAGCCAGGAAATATCATATTGCTTTTTCCTTGGTTAGATCTAACCATGACAAACCCGGAAATTAACGAGTTAGATTTGGAAGAAAAAGACCCTATACTGGGTGTAAAATATTTGGCTGCTGCGGGCAAAGCATATGCAGGAGATGAGGACCTGTCAAATTATTTATTAAGTCCGATTAATGGTAACATGAAAGGTTTAGGGAAGATTTCTGTATTTGTTGGTACACATGATATCCTCTACGTAGATGCCCGCAAACTTAAAGAAAAAGCGGATCAACTCGACGTGAAAATAAATTATTATGAATTTCCTAATATGATCCATGGATTTACCCATTCCCCATTTCCAGAAGCGGATCGGGCGTTTGAAAAAATAGTGGAAATTATCCAATCATAA
- a CDS encoding YbaK/EbsC family protein, which translates to MSLDNVKTHFQQWNREKDIMEFDTSSATVDLAAQAIGVAPARIAKTLSFRGEGEKAILVVAAGDAKIDNKKFREAFRLKPRMLNPDEVLEQTGHAIGGVCPFGLTNELDVFMDISLKRFETVFPACGSSNSAIELTCEEIVQYSFAKGWVNVCKGWEESPINENIILSNEVI; encoded by the coding sequence GTGTCATTAGACAATGTAAAGACTCATTTTCAACAATGGAACAGAGAAAAAGATATTATGGAGTTCGATACCTCTAGTGCTACGGTAGATCTGGCAGCACAAGCAATCGGAGTAGCCCCTGCACGTATTGCAAAGACATTATCTTTCCGTGGAGAAGGGGAAAAGGCCATTCTGGTTGTGGCTGCAGGTGATGCAAAAATTGATAATAAAAAATTTCGTGAAGCATTTCGTTTAAAGCCAAGAATGTTAAATCCAGATGAAGTTCTTGAGCAAACAGGGCATGCCATCGGTGGTGTTTGTCCATTTGGATTAACAAATGAACTTGATGTTTTTATGGATATTTCACTGAAACGGTTTGAGACCGTTTTTCCAGCCTGCGGCAGCTCCAATTCAGCGATTGAATTAACATGCGAAGAAATTGTCCAATATTCATTTGCGAAGGGATGGGTTAATGTTTGCAAGGGCTGGGAGGAATCTCCTATAAACGAAAACATTATTTTAAGTAATGAAGTCATATAA
- a CDS encoding alpha/beta hydrolase — protein MASQESIMIRQYLKSFSSNQTQEFNLEAARKGLEAMSALTPVAPDIKVEKTIIDGIQAEWVSAPNALEDRVFLYLHGGGYIMGSCNTHRYLASKLSRSTKARVLVPEYRLAPEHPFPAAMEDAVRVYQWLISTGYSPEKTVIGGDSAGGGLTLSTLLSLKDMGEKFPAATVLLSPWTDLEGTGDSMITRKEADPWLSPEPTKASPQLYIRDLDPRHPLVSPIYADLEGLPPMIIQVGNDEILLDDSVRLANRAREAGIEVDIKIWDDMWHVFQTFTIPEGQQAIDEIGEYVEGKLN, from the coding sequence ATGGCCAGTCAAGAAAGTATCATGATCAGACAGTATTTAAAAAGCTTTTCATCTAATCAAACTCAAGAATTTAATCTTGAAGCTGCACGAAAAGGATTAGAAGCAATGTCTGCACTGACACCTGTGGCGCCGGACATTAAAGTTGAAAAAACCATTATTGATGGGATCCAGGCAGAATGGGTATCTGCTCCTAATGCGTTGGAAGATCGCGTATTTCTCTATCTGCATGGGGGCGGATACATAATGGGCAGCTGCAATACGCATCGATATTTAGCTTCAAAACTTTCACGTTCAACCAAAGCTCGAGTTTTAGTACCAGAATACCGGCTGGCACCTGAACATCCATTTCCAGCAGCGATGGAGGATGCAGTCCGTGTCTACCAATGGCTCATTTCCACTGGCTATTCACCTGAAAAAACCGTGATTGGCGGGGATTCAGCTGGTGGCGGACTTACTCTTTCTACTCTTTTATCCTTGAAGGATATGGGTGAGAAATTTCCTGCTGCAACTGTGCTATTATCACCGTGGACGGATTTAGAAGGCACAGGTGATTCAATGATCACTCGAAAAGAAGCGGATCCATGGCTTTCGCCTGAACCAACGAAAGCTTCACCCCAACTATACATTCGTGATCTTGACCCTCGGCATCCCCTAGTATCGCCTATTTATGCTGATTTAGAAGGATTACCTCCAATGATAATTCAAGTAGGGAATGATGAAATCCTGCTCGATGATTCCGTACGTCTTGCCAATCGTGCTCGTGAAGCCGGTATCGAAGTTGATATTAAAATTTGGGACGATATGTGGCATGTATTCCAAACATTTACTATCCCAGAAGGCCAGCAGGCAATCGATGAAATCGGGGAATATGTGGAGGGAAAATTGAATTAG
- a CDS encoding long-chain-fatty-acid--CoA ligase, protein MNVPLVLPEFLDRAVRLYGDKPAVYCDERVFTYRQLNERVNQLSHGLKDLGVKKGDRVAYLPPNTLEMLEGFYGVFQLGAIMVPLNIRLKPEDYLFILNHSESKVLFVDQDIYHLIEPVKEQLETIEHIIVQYKADETNEIDYNEWLSTYPKTTFTRAELDENDVCSLLYTSGTTGNPKGVMLTHRNNYLHALCTMHHLRVTDKDVYLHVLPMFHVNGWGSPFYYTANGATHICLKSATPESIFNAIQEHKVSVLHMAPTVLNSLLQFYEKNILEIEQDVRVVIAGSAPPPAFVTRVEKELGWEFIQVYGMTESAPLSLVSSILAQLDLLSPGEKARMKAKAGYPMIGSDVRVINENGEEVVHDGKEIGEVVTRSHGVMQGYWKNPEATMETIRNGWLHTGDMGTIDEHGYIDIVDRKKDIIISGGENISSIEVEGVLYEYLGVLEAAVIAVPHEKWGETPHAFVVPREGHSITEAEIIAFSREKLAHFKAITGVTFVEELPKTASGKIQKVHLRNEYWNSHGKTGRFIN, encoded by the coding sequence ATGAATGTGCCTTTAGTGTTGCCTGAGTTCTTGGATCGTGCAGTTCGGTTATATGGTGACAAACCTGCCGTGTATTGTGATGAACGTGTATTTACATACCGGCAGTTAAATGAACGCGTCAACCAACTGTCACATGGCTTAAAAGACTTGGGTGTGAAAAAAGGGGACAGAGTTGCATATCTTCCGCCGAATACACTGGAAATGCTAGAAGGTTTTTATGGAGTTTTTCAACTTGGAGCGATCATGGTACCGCTTAATATTCGTCTAAAGCCAGAGGATTATCTGTTTATTTTGAATCACAGTGAATCTAAGGTACTGTTCGTTGATCAGGATATTTATCATCTGATTGAACCAGTAAAAGAACAATTGGAAACAATTGAGCACATAATTGTTCAATATAAAGCTGATGAAACAAATGAAATCGATTACAACGAATGGTTATCCACCTATCCTAAAACAACGTTTACACGTGCGGAACTCGATGAAAATGATGTCTGCAGCTTGTTATATACGAGCGGTACAACAGGAAATCCAAAAGGTGTCATGCTGACGCACCGTAATAATTACCTCCATGCCCTTTGCACGATGCATCATTTACGCGTCACTGATAAGGATGTATACTTGCATGTTCTACCTATGTTCCATGTTAATGGCTGGGGCTCGCCGTTTTATTATACTGCAAACGGAGCTACCCATATTTGCTTGAAAAGCGCCACACCTGAGTCTATTTTTAACGCGATCCAAGAACATAAAGTATCGGTTTTGCACATGGCACCTACCGTATTAAATTCTTTGCTTCAGTTTTATGAAAAAAACATCCTGGAAATCGAGCAGGATGTCCGTGTAGTTATTGCCGGATCTGCACCTCCTCCAGCTTTTGTAACTCGGGTTGAAAAAGAACTTGGCTGGGAGTTCATTCAAGTGTATGGGATGACGGAATCTGCTCCGCTAAGTTTGGTCTCTTCAATCCTCGCCCAGCTTGATCTCCTTTCACCAGGGGAAAAAGCAAGAATGAAAGCAAAAGCAGGGTATCCCATGATTGGATCCGATGTTCGAGTCATTAATGAGAACGGGGAAGAAGTTGTCCATGATGGAAAAGAAATTGGCGAGGTGGTGACGAGAAGTCACGGTGTCATGCAGGGATATTGGAAAAACCCTGAGGCTACAATGGAAACGATTCGAAATGGATGGCTGCATACTGGGGATATGGGAACCATTGATGAACATGGGTATATTGATATCGTTGACCGAAAGAAAGATATTATTATCAGTGGTGGTGAAAATATCTCATCGATTGAAGTAGAAGGTGTATTGTATGAATACCTGGGAGTTCTTGAGGCAGCAGTAATTGCAGTTCCCCATGAGAAATGGGGAGAAACGCCTCATGCCTTTGTTGTGCCAAGAGAGGGCCACTCTATTACTGAGGCTGAGATCATAGCTTTTTCACGTGAAAAGTTAGCTCATTTTAAAGCGATTACGGGAGTAACGTTTGTGGAGGAGTTGCCCAAAACGGCCTCAGGAAAAATACAAAAAGTTCATCTCCGGAATGAATATTGGAATAGTCATGGGAAAACAGGTCGTTTTATAAATTAA
- a CDS encoding isochorismatase family protein, translated as MGEKKSALLVIDLQEGPLYGTYKRDEIISVIQNMITRAEENQIPIIYVQHEEAAGSFLERGTPFWQFTKGISPKPSDIIIHKKSTDSFFDTTLKQELDNLGITNLIVVGAKTEYCVDTTCRSAVTQGFNVTLVADAHTTGEGVIAADLIIQHHNQNLNSVKTVDHHISVITSENVRF; from the coding sequence ATGGGAGAAAAGAAATCGGCATTGTTGGTTATCGATTTACAAGAGGGGCCGCTTTATGGGACATACAAACGGGATGAAATTATTTCAGTTATCCAAAACATGATTACTAGAGCAGAGGAAAATCAGATACCAATTATTTATGTTCAACATGAAGAAGCGGCAGGCAGTTTTTTGGAGAGAGGCACACCGTTTTGGCAATTTACTAAGGGAATTTCTCCAAAACCATCGGATATTATTATTCACAAAAAAAGCACGGATTCTTTCTTTGATACAACTTTAAAGCAGGAATTAGATAATTTAGGGATTACAAATTTAATTGTTGTAGGTGCCAAAACAGAATATTGCGTTGATACGACATGCCGTAGCGCTGTTACACAAGGATTTAATGTGACATTGGTGGCAGACGCCCATACTACTGGGGAAGGGGTGATCGCGGCAGATTTGATTATTCAACATCATAATCAAAATTTAAACTCAGTAAAAACAGTGGATCATCATATTTCCGTAATCACTTCGGAAAATGTGAGATTTTGA
- a CDS encoding GNAT family N-acetyltransferase codes for MEKFSADKDGVSLEFYHSIDRPLFEGYFLLEDQKRFTAHPSKAIAICEMETDRFPIKILHNRQLAGFFVLHGWKGVKEYSSNRQALLLRAYSVDMLFQGKGIAQKSLQLLPEFVQINFPLVNEIILAVNEDNIRAQHVYKKCGFTDHGVRAMGRTGPMFIYHLKIE; via the coding sequence ATGGAAAAGTTTTCAGCAGATAAAGATGGGGTAAGTCTAGAATTTTATCATTCAATTGACCGGCCGTTATTTGAAGGTTATTTTCTATTGGAAGATCAGAAACGATTTACTGCGCATCCTTCTAAAGCAATAGCTATATGTGAAATGGAAACTGATCGATTTCCGATCAAGATTCTACATAACCGTCAACTCGCAGGCTTTTTTGTACTGCATGGCTGGAAAGGTGTAAAGGAATATTCCAGTAATCGACAAGCCCTTCTTTTACGTGCTTATTCGGTCGACATGTTATTTCAGGGTAAAGGCATTGCACAAAAGTCACTCCAGTTACTTCCGGAATTTGTCCAAATTAATTTTCCGTTGGTGAATGAAATTATTTTGGCTGTAAACGAGGATAATATACGAGCCCAGCATGTCTATAAAAAATGTGGATTTACTGATCACGGTGTAAGGGCAATGGGAAGGACGGGACCCATGTTCATTTATCATTTAAAAATAGAGTGA
- a CDS encoding RraA family protein, producing MKGDFSSGKAGVGKMNIPISCGGMTVHPGDIIVGDADGVVVIPQAREEEVLSNAIQKLKKDQEREKQISGNREAGLKHLNELLSK from the coding sequence TTGAAAGGGGATTTTTCCAGTGGAAAAGCAGGAGTAGGAAAAATGAATATTCCCATTTCATGTGGCGGCATGACAGTACATCCAGGCGATATTATTGTTGGTGACGCCGACGGAGTTGTTGTCATTCCTCAAGCAAGAGAAGAAGAAGTTTTGTCAAATGCAATACAAAAGCTAAAGAAAGATCAGGAAAGAGAAAAGCAAATTTCCGGTAATCGAGAAGCCGGCCTAAAACATTTAAACGAACTTCTTTCAAAATAA
- a CDS encoding IS1182 family transposase, with protein sequence MAIIRQGSLFGLQELYDLEPTHRFEAVFSAINIEPIFSVVTKKSRFGRPVELNYAAMIYSLVARLMERIPFIKDLVMRLKNDMVFRLDCGFLVSDTVPSEAAYSRMVTILSESNVLEKVKETILYQAITEGFVTDDTVALDATHFEAKDQAPQKEEKPKNEPKKRGRKSKEEREQWLIEKADRETNLPLFEKKIEEQLDVTLDHLRAEIPKNPEWGVKKNSEGKNVFWYGYKAHLAVGTKSQYILQSLFSSGNLNDGKAAIPLLKGIQERVQLSTLRYHTMDAGYDYEPIYEQIHRMGHQSVIAYNKRNEPEIEGFDKHFAPTCFREHSYRYDSFDPKYKTLKYTHPKECKNCPLANEGICQKTYKIKITTDLRKYTAPARGSKAWKTVFKRRTAVERVNAYLKLYFQLDNVRYRTGKRAKVHFDLVTLVYNASKLAVDRIRKMLECPQQQVA encoded by the coding sequence ATGGCTATTATAAGACAAGGAAGCCTATTTGGACTACAAGAATTATACGATTTAGAACCTACCCATCGTTTTGAAGCTGTTTTTTCTGCTATCAACATTGAACCAATCTTCTCTGTGGTAACGAAGAAATCTCGTTTTGGTAGACCTGTTGAACTGAACTATGCAGCTATGATTTACTCTTTAGTTGCCCGATTAATGGAACGAATTCCTTTTATTAAAGATTTGGTGATGAGATTAAAAAATGACATGGTTTTCCGTCTAGACTGCGGATTTTTGGTTTCTGATACTGTACCTTCAGAAGCAGCTTATTCAAGAATGGTGACAATCCTCAGTGAATCTAACGTTCTTGAAAAGGTTAAGGAAACGATTCTTTATCAAGCCATTACAGAAGGATTTGTCACTGATGATACAGTAGCTCTTGATGCCACACACTTTGAAGCAAAAGATCAGGCACCTCAAAAAGAGGAAAAACCAAAAAACGAACCTAAGAAACGTGGGCGTAAATCGAAAGAAGAAAGAGAACAATGGTTGATTGAAAAAGCTGATCGCGAAACCAATCTACCTCTTTTTGAAAAGAAAATTGAAGAACAGTTAGACGTTACTTTAGATCATCTTCGTGCTGAAATTCCCAAAAACCCTGAGTGGGGTGTAAAGAAAAACAGCGAAGGAAAGAACGTATTTTGGTATGGATATAAGGCTCATTTAGCTGTTGGAACAAAAAGCCAATATATTCTTCAATCGCTTTTCTCTTCTGGTAATTTGAATGACGGAAAGGCTGCGATTCCTTTATTAAAAGGAATTCAAGAGCGTGTTCAACTTTCAACTTTACGGTACCATACGATGGATGCTGGGTATGATTACGAACCGATTTATGAACAAATTCACCGGATGGGTCACCAATCTGTTATTGCCTATAACAAGCGTAATGAACCTGAGATAGAAGGTTTTGATAAACATTTCGCCCCCACTTGTTTCCGGGAACACTCGTATCGATATGATAGTTTCGATCCGAAATACAAAACTCTCAAATATACACATCCAAAAGAATGTAAAAATTGCCCTTTAGCCAATGAGGGTATTTGCCAAAAGACCTATAAAATAAAAATCACGACAGATCTTCGAAAATATACAGCACCGGCCCGTGGTTCGAAAGCTTGGAAAACTGTCTTTAAACGACGTACCGCTGTGGAACGTGTGAATGCTTATCTCAAGTTATACTTTCAACTAGACAATGTTCGTTATCGAACAGGAAAGCGTGCCAAAGTTCATTTTGACTTAGTCACCTTAGTTTATAATGCCTCAAAATTAGCAGTTGATCGTATCAGAAAAATGTTAGAATGCCCGCAACAACAAGTAGCGTAG
- a CDS encoding SOS response-associated peptidase: MCGRFTLTATIEELIDRFAIQSFLDEENYSPSYNIAPSQSVLAIINDGISNRMGFLKWGLIPPWSKDPSIGNKLINARAETLPEKPSFRHAFRKKRCLIVADSFYEWKRVDTKTKSPMRIKLKSEELFAMAGIWEHWKSPEGKSHYTCSVITTIPNKLMEDIHNRMPVILRQDDEKTWLNPSITDMQILQRLLEPYDENEMEAYEVSSLVNSPANNSIELIQKIG, from the coding sequence ATGTGCGGCCGCTTCACATTAACTGCCACTATTGAGGAATTAATCGACCGTTTTGCCATTCAATCTTTTTTGGATGAAGAAAACTATTCACCCAGTTATAATATAGCACCATCCCAGTCTGTATTGGCAATTATTAATGATGGCATTTCAAACCGAATGGGTTTTTTAAAATGGGGCCTAATTCCACCTTGGTCTAAAGACCCTTCGATCGGCAATAAATTAATTAATGCCCGTGCTGAAACACTCCCGGAAAAACCCAGTTTTCGTCATGCTTTCAGGAAGAAACGTTGTTTAATAGTTGCAGACAGTTTTTATGAATGGAAAAGAGTAGATACTAAAACAAAATCCCCTATGAGAATTAAACTGAAATCTGAAGAATTGTTTGCAATGGCTGGAATTTGGGAGCATTGGAAATCACCAGAAGGAAAATCACACTATACTTGTTCTGTTATTACGACCATCCCCAATAAGCTGATGGAAGATATTCATAACCGTATGCCAGTTATTCTTAGGCAGGATGATGAAAAAACCTGGTTAAACCCATCTATAACTGATATGCAAATACTACAGAGACTGCTAGAACCCTATGACGAGAACGAAATGGAAGCATACGAAGTTTCTTCCCTAGTAAATTCTCCTGCAAATAACTCTATAGAACTAATTCAAAAAATTGGCTGA